The proteins below are encoded in one region of Aquisphaera giovannonii:
- a CDS encoding ArsR/SmtB family transcription factor: protein MPNQVAQLNLVFQALADPTRRAVVERLSRGPTATTELAQPFRMALPSFLQHLDVLQKCGLVQSRKSGRVRTYELAPETLMAAEDWMATQRLLWKRRLDQLDSFLQGLKEPPE, encoded by the coding sequence ATGCCTAACCAAGTGGCACAGCTGAACCTCGTCTTCCAGGCGTTGGCCGACCCGACTCGCCGAGCGGTGGTGGAGCGGCTCTCGCGCGGGCCGACCGCGACGACCGAGCTGGCGCAGCCCTTCCGGATGGCGCTGCCGTCCTTCCTCCAGCACCTCGACGTGCTCCAGAAATGCGGCCTGGTCCAATCCCGGAAGTCCGGGCGGGTCCGCACCTACGAGCTCGCCCCGGAGACGCTGATGGCGGCCGAGGACTGGATGGCCACACAGCGCCTGCTCTGGAAGCGACGCCTCGATCAGCTCGATTCCTTCCTCCAAGGCCTCAAGGAGCCGCCCGAATGA
- a CDS encoding SRPBCC family protein codes for MTDLDPKTDLVLERVVDVAPELVWKAWTTPEYLKRWFTPAPWKTVGCEIDLKPGGKFHTVMESPEGQQFPNTGCYLEIVPDRRLVWTGALRPGYRPANLGADVPFVFTAIIEIEPHEAGTKYTATVLHSTEDGRSKHEAMGFHHGWGAALDQLVALAKTW; via the coding sequence ATGACGGACCTGGACCCCAAGACCGACCTCGTGCTGGAACGGGTCGTCGACGTCGCCCCGGAACTCGTCTGGAAGGCGTGGACGACCCCCGAGTACCTGAAGCGCTGGTTCACCCCGGCCCCGTGGAAGACCGTCGGCTGCGAGATCGACCTGAAGCCCGGCGGCAAGTTCCACACGGTCATGGAGTCGCCCGAGGGGCAGCAATTCCCGAACACCGGGTGCTACCTCGAGATCGTGCCGGACCGGAGGCTCGTATGGACCGGGGCGCTGCGGCCCGGCTACCGCCCGGCGAACCTCGGCGCCGACGTGCCGTTCGTCTTCACGGCGATCATCGAGATCGAACCGCACGAGGCCGGGACGAAGTACACGGCGACCGTCCTCCACAGCACCGAAGATGGCCGCTCGAAGCACGAGGCGATGGGGTTCCACCACGGCTGGGGCGCGGCGCTGGACCAGCTCGTGGCGCTGGCCAAGACCTGGTGA
- a CDS encoding DUF4287 domain-containing protein: protein MSFQAYLDNIQAKTGKGPSDFRRLADEKGFMSGGKLRTDIKAGQVTAWLKEEYELGHGHAMAIVALLKGTKKEGDA from the coding sequence ATGTCGTTCCAGGCCTATCTGGACAACATCCAGGCGAAGACCGGCAAGGGGCCGTCTGATTTCCGCAGACTCGCCGATGAGAAGGGCTTCATGTCGGGCGGCAAGCTCCGCACCGACATCAAGGCGGGCCAGGTGACCGCATGGCTGAAGGAGGAATACGAGCTCGGCCACGGGCATGCCATGGCCATCGTGGCGCTGCTCAAGGGCACGAAGAAGGAAGGCGACGCGTAG
- a CDS encoding tRNA-specific adenosine deaminase — MAISPRCNGFATLSPLRSPFPWFAAHDASRPRQSGERRAGGAHPQAGRLAREAGRPGRGASGEGRRADAVGQAAGEHPVGSVVVLDDAILGEGVVAGAITGHAETLACQVALDAAGRGDLAGAALDTTAETCFICGYAIPELRVGLVVCGKDAPIIEAVTSAHPVLTDPALDGWRLAPAVIGGELREECEGLKRKPGA, encoded by the coding sequence ATGGCGATTTCTCCGCGATGCAATGGATTCGCGACCCTCTCGCCTTTGAGGTCGCCATTCCCATGGTTTGCCGCTCATGACGCAAGCCGACCTCGCCAATCCGGGGAGCGACGAGCTGGTGGTGCTCATCCTCAAGCAGGCCGCCTTGCTCGAGAAGCAGGCCGCCCCGGTCGCGGCGCTTCGGGCGAAGGCCGAAGAGCGGACGCGGTCGGGCAAGCGGCAGGGGAACACCCCGTCGGCAGCGTCGTCGTTCTTGACGACGCGATCCTCGGCGAGGGAGTCGTGGCGGGCGCCATCACCGGCCACGCCGAGACGCTCGCCTGCCAGGTGGCCCTCGACGCCGCGGGCCGCGGGGACCTCGCGGGGGCGGCCCTCGACACCACGGCCGAGACCTGCTTCATATGCGGCTATGCGATTCCCGAGCTCCGCGTCGGCCTGGTGGTCTGCGGCAAGGACGCGCCGATTATCGAGGCGGTTACCTCGGCCCATCCGGTCCTGACCGACCCGGCCCTCGACGGGTGGCGCCTGGCTCCGGCGGTGATCGGCGGTGAGCTGCGGGAGGAGTGCGAGGGGCTGAAGCGGAAGCCCGGCGCATGA